In the genome of Cronobacter malonaticus LMG 23826, one region contains:
- a CDS encoding calcium/sodium antiporter: MLLATALLIIGLLLVVYSADRLVFAASLLCRSLGVPPLLIGITVVGIGTSLPEIMVSVAAALHGEPSLAVGTAIGSNITNILLIAGLTALLRPLAAHSAMLRRELSAMLLVSALAGLVLWDGMLTRTEGIWLLLIAAAYLWFIIRLARRAERQGNDSLTREQLAELPREGGRSVAFLWLGVALIIMPMATRMVVDNATVLAQGFAISELTVGLTAIAIGTSLPELATAIAGARKGEDDIAIGNIIGSNVYNLAIVPGLPALLAPGHFDPLAFTRDYGVMLLVSVIFVMLCWRPERYLGKKTGAGLLCGFLVWMVMLFWASPRLVG, from the coding sequence ATGCTTTTAGCTACGGCGCTGTTGATTATTGGTTTGCTATTGGTGGTCTATAGCGCCGATCGTCTGGTTTTCGCCGCCTCGCTACTCTGCCGCAGCCTGGGCGTGCCGCCGTTGCTGATTGGCATTACCGTGGTCGGTATCGGCACCTCTCTGCCTGAAATTATGGTTTCCGTCGCCGCCGCGCTGCATGGCGAACCCAGTCTCGCCGTCGGTACGGCGATAGGGTCGAATATCACCAACATTCTGCTGATAGCCGGGTTAACCGCGCTGCTACGCCCGCTGGCGGCGCATTCAGCAATGCTGCGCCGCGAGCTATCCGCCATGCTGCTGGTCAGCGCGCTAGCGGGTCTGGTGCTGTGGGACGGCATGCTTACCCGCACCGAAGGGATCTGGCTGTTACTGATCGCCGCCGCCTATTTATGGTTTATCATCCGCCTCGCCCGCCGGGCTGAGCGTCAGGGCAATGACAGCCTGACGCGCGAACAGCTTGCCGAATTGCCGCGCGAAGGCGGACGCTCGGTGGCGTTCCTCTGGCTTGGCGTGGCGCTTATTATTATGCCGATGGCCACACGCATGGTGGTGGATAACGCGACCGTGCTGGCCCAGGGTTTCGCCATCAGCGAGCTGACCGTTGGCCTGACCGCCATTGCTATCGGCACCAGCCTGCCGGAACTGGCGACCGCCATCGCGGGCGCCCGCAAAGGCGAAGACGATATCGCCATCGGCAACATTATCGGCTCGAATGTTTACAATCTGGCTATCGTGCCTGGCCTGCCCGCGCTGCTGGCACCCGGTCATTTCGATCCGCTGGCCTTTACGCGCGATTACGGCGTTATGCTGCTAGTCAGCGTGATTTTTGTGATGCTGTGCTGGCGGCCTGAGCGGTATCTCGGTAAAAAAACCGGCGCCGGATTATTATGTGGGTTTCTCGTTTGGATGGTGATGCTGTTCTGGGCGTCGCCGCGTCTCGTTGGATGA
- the kdsD gene encoding arabinose-5-phosphate isomerase KdsD, whose product MSQLDLPPGFDFEQAGKEVLIIERAGLEQLDQYINADFARACESMFYCRGKVVVMGMGKSGHIGKKMAATLASTGTPSFFVHPAEASHGDLGMVSAQDIVIAISNSGESNEILALIPVLKRLQVQLICMTGRPESAMAKAADIHLCVKVPQEACPLGLAPTSSTTATLVMGDALAVALLKARGFTAEDFALSHPGGALGRKLLLRVNDIMHTGDEIPHVSKEASLRDALLEITRKNLGMTVICDDLMKIEGVFTDGDLRRVFDMGGDLHQMKIVDVMTPGGIRVRPGTLAVDALNLMQSRHITSVMVADGDQLRGVIHMHDLLRAGVV is encoded by the coding sequence ATGTCGCAACTAGATTTACCGCCAGGTTTTGACTTTGAACAGGCCGGGAAAGAGGTCCTGATTATTGAACGCGCAGGCCTGGAACAGCTGGATCAATACATTAACGCCGATTTTGCCCGCGCCTGCGAAAGCATGTTCTACTGCCGTGGCAAAGTGGTCGTGATGGGCATGGGCAAATCGGGGCATATCGGTAAAAAAATGGCGGCCACGCTCGCCAGCACCGGCACCCCGTCATTCTTCGTGCATCCGGCCGAGGCGAGCCACGGCGATTTAGGCATGGTGAGCGCACAGGATATCGTGATAGCGATTTCCAATTCCGGTGAATCCAACGAAATTCTGGCACTGATCCCGGTGCTCAAACGCCTGCAGGTGCAGCTTATCTGCATGACGGGCCGCCCGGAAAGCGCGATGGCGAAAGCCGCGGATATCCACCTGTGTGTAAAAGTCCCACAGGAAGCCTGCCCGCTCGGTCTCGCGCCGACGTCCAGCACCACCGCGACGCTGGTCATGGGCGACGCGCTCGCCGTTGCGCTGCTGAAAGCGCGCGGCTTTACCGCTGAAGATTTTGCGCTCTCGCACCCAGGCGGCGCGCTCGGGCGCAAGCTGCTGCTGCGGGTAAACGATATTATGCACACCGGCGATGAAATTCCGCACGTCAGCAAAGAGGCCTCTCTGCGCGACGCGCTTCTGGAAATCACCCGCAAAAACCTTGGCATGACGGTCATTTGCGATGACCTGATGAAAATCGAAGGCGTCTTTACCGATGGCGACTTACGCCGCGTCTTTGATATGGGTGGCGATCTGCATCAGATGAAGATTGTCGATGTGATGACGCCAGGCGGTATCCGGGTGCGTCCGGGCACGCTCGCGGTCGATGCGCTTAACCTGATGCAGTCGCGTCACATTACTTCCGTCATGGTGGCTGATGGCGACCAGTTGCGCGGTGTGATACATATGCATGATTTGCTGCGCGCAGGCGTGGTGTAA